The Humulus lupulus chromosome 4, drHumLupu1.1, whole genome shotgun sequence genome has a window encoding:
- the LOC133829995 gene encoding uncharacterized protein LOC133829995, whose protein sequence is MAMEKAKEHIEEIRRTKFSIGGEPNPLTEDLHQAVKNLSAELYAKDVHFLMELIQNAEDNEYMEGVDPSLEFIITSKDITATGAPATLLICNNERGFSSKNIDSICSVGRSTKKGNRKRGYIGEKGIGFKSVFLITTRPYIFSNGYQIRFNEEPCQHCSLGYIVPEWVDEKPTLSELKQIYGSGSALPTTILILPLKPDKVKPVKQQLSSMHPQVLLFLSKIKKLSVREDNEDPRLNSVNAIAISKETDFKQRKNIDAESFTLHLSAEENGSEKECMFYMWKQKFSIQPKYKVEKRAEMEEWSITLAFPFGELLRRGTHSPGVYSFLPTEMVTNFPFIIQADFLLSSSRETILLDSKWNKGILECVPIAFIDAFKSMVKTSEDAPVWNLPDKFRFLPVKDSNFPELNVVRDAIKAKLLEEEIVPSERLVNQKFFHKPRDVGRLMPAFWSILDKARQQGVSLHKLSSHGKFILSSSFDREEFDDILCFLEVQPVDSEWYAKCVEGSNLVDKVSDPVYLELLLFIADNWSSKFHCTRIKNIPLIKYENQYGNLYMFSITEAASARQNGKSLVYLSQHPTQDSWLIEWNKEFGSVSNCFFVPKITQDAIRSSSKEGTLIKWLQGNVKVGVVDVNKYAVHLCNSHFKERKLVISYAHFLYHSMSKNYLSKQQVNDLCSRMPVVGSDGHVATQRNGILVPANGSKWAGLFVSSLWRREDYVELSNDYLSPSRHGKLNTPENVLVKFLKDHASASDVPRIPPPNARIPAVSGTLTKQNAFLLLDWIDYLKSKRTNIPNKFLSSIMEGSWLRITLNGSPGCRPPSQSFFLSSSSSSWGSIMQNESVLVDIPLVDLNYYGDKIKEYKEALKIVGVMSEYEEACHFIGEHLMSLADFGTLTKSNVISIMKFIKFLRSKCLSPVEFINSIKEKKWLRTSCGDRSPAESVLFDNDWKTASKISDIPFIDKDYYGEEICTFKTELGLLGVVVAFSGSHQLVVDHLRSSSHLSYLSSDSLLLILQCMWRSNSKQKIVRALQDAKCLKTKAGYKSPGECILYDPEWGCLLQVFDGIPVMEPNFYEKGLYNYKDELKQMGVVVDFEGATKVFARFFKERASNRSITKESVLYFLSCYRQIQGTTHKFSAELKACIRDVKWLRTCHCDYYRSPNDCILFGSEWESIFPISRLPLIDDSDNGYGKGIHEYKKELKSMGVVMDFKDGVKFVADGLHFFDTNLITPSNALSLLKCIRILMQKKDYIFPENFSKELSRDWLKTNDGYRPPSKCLLFDSKWGESLNRSDGPFIDEKFYGSEIASYKEELKAIGVIVDVEKGCQLLGSLLDFHTEFSRIVRMYDYLSKFKWEPKSEEKKIWIPNGSHKGVWVSPEDCVISDKSELFSLQLTILDKYYDHNLFFFSSAFQVKSSPSIEDYCKLWKVWENSGHALSHDECCKFWSYIIRHSSSKEEKSLLDELEKVPANSGSNGIVLVSKHDVFVADDLQLKDLFEQCSGQPIFVWYPQPSMPILPRTKLLEVFQKIGVRTISESVKKEEVSIAQVAENEQVIPRDALIGKGLVKLILGFLAHPSLKMDAKERHKAVEGLLNATVLETVEPIDVSYNLSLSSGKTLNVRASRMVRWDKDSSEIFTQKIDKSKGPGNLIERATYFSQVISEGVLWENGDHIDTLSELLKLAFLLDFNEEAVAFLMKSKNLQIFLEDEKFTSSAFPSV, encoded by the exons CAACCAAGAAAGGCAATAGAAAGCGTGGCTACATTGGCGAAAAAG GTATCGGATTCAAGAGTGTTTTCTTAATCACTACAAGACCGTACATATTCAGCAATGGATACCAGATTCGCTTCAATGAAGAGCCTTGCCAACACTGCAGTCTTGGCTACATAGTTCCTGAATGGGTTGATGAGAAGCCCACTCTCTCTGAACTCAAGCAGATATATGGTTCTGGTTCTGCTCTTCCTACCACAATTCTCATCCTGCCATTGAAGCCTGACAAAGTCAAACCAGTGAAGCAACAACTATCTAGTATGCATCCCCAAGTTTTGTTGTTCCTCTCCAAAATCAAGAAATTATCTGTCAGGGAAGATAATGAGGACCCCAGACTCAATAGTGTAAATGCAATTGCAATTTCTAAAGAGACTGATTTTAAGCAGAGGAAAAACATTGATGCTGAATCATTCACCCTCCATCTATCTGCAGAAGAGAATGGAAGTGAAAAAGAATGCATGTTCTATATGTGGAAACAGAAATTTTCTATTCAACCCAAGTATAAAGTTGAAAAGAGGGCAGAAATGGAGGAGTGGTCTATCACTCTTGCATTTCCATTTGGTGAACTGCTTCGAAGGGGAACACACTCACCTGGTGTCTACTCCTTTCTTCCTACAGAGATGGTAACTAATTTTCCATTCATTATTCAGGCTGATTTTCTCCTATCATCCTCAAGGGAGACTATTCTCTTAGACAGCAAGTGGAACAAAGGCATTCTTGAATGTGTGCCTATTGCATTTATAGACGCATTTAAATCTATGGTGAAAACTAGTGAAGATGCACCAGTTTGGAATTTGCCTGATAAGTTCAGGTTCTTACCTGTTAAGGATTCTAACTTTCCAGAGCTAAATGTCGTTAGGGATGCTATTAAGGCAAAGCTACTTGAAGAGGAGATTGTCCCAAGTGAAAGGCTGGTGAATCAGAAGTTTTTCCACAAGCCCCGCGATGTTGGAAGGCTTATGCCTGCTTTCTGGAGTATTTTGGACAAGGCACGACAACAAGGGGTGAGCTTGCACAAGCTCTCTTCCCATGGAAAATTTATATTGAGTTCTTCATTTGACCGGGAAGAATTCGATGACATACTTTGTTTTTTGGAAGTTCAACCAGTAGATAGTGAATGGTATGCGAAGTGCGTAGAGGGGTCTAATCTCGTAGATAAAGTCTCCGACCCAGTCTATTTGGAGCTTCTTTTGTTTATTGCTGATAATTGGAGTTCCAAATTCCACTGCACAAGGATCAAGAATATACCACTCATAAAATATGAGAATCAATATGGGAATCTCTATATGTTCAGCATAACTGAAGCTGCATCAGCAAGGCAAAATGGTAAGAGTTTGGTTTACCTATCACAACATCCGACTCAAGACTCTTGGTTGATTGAGTGGAACAAGGAGTTTGGGTCTGTTAGCAATTGCTTTTTCGTTCCAAAAATCACACAAGATGCTATACGGTCAAGCTCCAAGGAAGGGACATTAATAAAATGGCTTCAAGGCAATGTGAAGGTTGGTGTAGTTGACGTTAACAAGTACGCCGTTCACCTATGTAACTCCCATTTTAAAGAGCGGAAACTTGTTATATCCTATGCCCACTTTTTGTACCACTCAATGTCAAAGAATTATCTCTCGAAGCAGCAAGTTAATGATTTGTGTAGCAGAATGCCAGTTGTTGGTAGCGATGGCCACGTTGCTACTCAAAGAAATGGAATTCTTGTCCCTGCCAATGGAAGCAAATGGGCAGGGTTGTTTGTTTCAAGCTTGTGGAGAAGAGAAGACTATGTTGAGTTAAGTAATGACTATTTGAGTCCTAGTCGTCACGGTAAACTGAATACACCAGAAAATGTACTTGTTAAATTCTTGAAAGATCATGCTAGTGCCAGTGATGTTCCTCGTATACCTCCACCCAATGCACGGATCCCTGCTGTGTCTGGAACACTTACAAAGCAAAACGCATTCCTTCTTTTGGATTGGATAGATTACTTGAAAAGTAAACGGACCAACATCCCCAACAAGTTCTTGTCGAGCATAATGGAAGGAAGCTGGCTGAGAATCACCCTGAATGGATCTCCTGGGTGTAGGCCACCttctcaatctttctttcttAGCAGCTCATCAAGCTCGTGGGGAAGTATTATGCAGAATGAATCAGTGCTTGTTGATATTCCTTTGGTTGATCTAAACTATTACGGTGACAAAATAAAGGAATACAAGGAGGCGCTGAAAATAGTTGGGGTCATGTCTGAGTATGAAGAAGCTTGCCATTTCATTGGCGAACACCTCATGTCTCTGGCAGATTTCGGCACGTTGACTAAAAGCAATGTGATTTCGATTATGAAATTCATCAAATTTTTGAGGTCCAAATGTCTCTCTCCTGTGGAATTTATCAACAGCATCAAGGAAAAGAAATGGTTGCGGACATCTTGTGGTGACAGGTCTCCAGCTGAATCTGTTCTGTTTGATAATGACTGGAAAACTGCTTCGAAAATCAGTGACATTCCGTTTATTGATAAAGATtattatggtgaagaaatctgcaCTTTCAAAACAGAACTTGGATTGCTGGGAGTGGTAGTTGCTTTCAGTGGAAGTCACCAGCTTGTTGTTGACCACCTCAGGTCATCTTCACACTTGAGTTATCTTTCATCTGATTCTCTACTTTTGATACTGCAATGCATGTGGCGCTCAAATTCAAAGCAAAAAATTGTTAGAGCACTACAAGATGCAAAATGTTTGAAGACAAAAGCTGGTTACAAGTCCCCTGGTGAATGCATCCTATATGACCCCGAATGGGGTTGCCTTCTTCAGGTCTTCGACGGTATACCAGTGATGGAGCCAAATTTCTATGAGAAGGGCCTCTACAATTACAAAGATGAGTTAAAGCAAATGGGAGTGGTGGTGGACTTTGAAGGAGCCACGAAAGTATTTGCTCGTTTTTTCAAAGAGCGAGCTTCAAATAGATCCATAACCAAAGAGAGTGTCTTGTACTTTCTCTCATGCTATAGACAGATACAAGGAACTACTCATAAGTTTTCTGCAGAACTTAAAGCTTGTATCCGTGATGTCAAGTGGTTGAGGACATGCCATTGTGACTATTATAGGTCTCCAAACGATTGCATTCTGTTTGGTTCTGAATGGGAGTCCATCTTTCCAATTTCTCGCCTCCCTCTCATTGATGATAGTGATAATGGTTATGGCAAGGGCATCCATGAATATAAGAAAGAGCTGAAGAGTATGGGAGTAGTCATGGATTTTAAGGATGGGGTCAAGTTCGTAGCTGATGGTCTTCACTTTTTTGATACCAACCTCATCACTCCTTCAAATGCACTTTCATTGCTGAAGTGCATTCGTATTTTGATGCAGAAAAAAGATTACATCTTTCCTGAGAATTTCTCAAAAGAACTTTCTCGAGATTGGTTGAAGACTAATGATGGTTACAGGCCTCCTAGCAAGTGCTTGTTGTTTGATTCAAAATGGGGTGAAAGTTTAAACCGTTCGGATGGCCCGTTTATTGATGAGAAGTTTTATGGCTCTGAGATTGCTTCATATAAAGAAGAGCTCAAGGCAATTGGAGTGATCGTTGATGTTGAGAAAGGTTGTCAATTACTTGGCAGCCTACTTGATTTTCATACTGAGTTTTCAAGAATCGTAAGGATGTATGATTACTTGAGTAAATTCAAGTGGGAGCCTAAAAGTGAGGAGAAAAAGATATGGATCCCAAATGGTAGTCATAAAGGGGTTTGGGTTAGTCCAGAAGATTGCGTAATTTCTGATAAGAGTGAGCTATTCAGTTTGCAGCTGACCATCCTGGACAAATACTATGATCACaatcttttcttcttctctagtGCTTTTCAAGTAAAAAGCAGTCCTAGTATTGAGGACTACTGCAAGCTTTGGAAGGTTTGGGAGAACTCGGGACACGCATTGTCACATGATGAGTGCTGCAAATTTTGGAGTTACATTATTAGACACTCCTcttcaaaagaagaaaaatctCTTCTTGATGAGCTGGAGAAAGTACCGGCAAACTCAGGTTCCAATGGCATTGTGTTGGTATCCAAGCATGATGTTTTTGTAGCTGATGATCTTCAGCTGAAGGATCTTTTTGAACAATGCTCTGGTCAACCCATTTTCGTTTGGTATCCTCAGCCAAGCATGCCTATTCTTCCTCGGACTAAGTTGCTTGAAGTTTTCCAAAAAATCGGTGTGCGCACTATCTCTGAATCTGTCAAGAAAGAAGAGGTTTCCATAGCGCAAGTCGCTGAAAATGAGCAAGTGATTCCAAGGGATGCTTTGATTGGTAAAGGTTTGGTAAAGCTTATACTTGGGTTTCTAGCTCATCCTTCCCTCAAAATGGATGCAAAAGAAAGACATAAAGCTGTGGAAGGTCTTCTCAACGCTACTGTTCTTGAGACAGTTGAACCAATTGATGTAAGCTATAATCTGTCACTGTCTTCTGGTAAAACTTTGAATGTGAGAGCCAGTCGAATGGTCAGATGGGACAAAGATAGCTCCGAGATCTTCACTCAAAAGATTGACAAGTCTAAAGGGCCTGGAAATCTCATTGAGCGTGCTACATATTTCTCTCAAGTAATATCTGAGGGTGTGTTGTGGGAGAATGGTGACCATATAGATACACTGTCTGAGCTGCTCAAGTTGGCATTTCTTCTGGATTTCAATGAAGAAGCAGTGGCTTTCTTAATGAAGTCAAAGAATTTGCAGATTTTCTTGGAGGACGAGAAGTTTACTTCTTCTGCCTTCCCTTCTGTCTAG
- the LOC133829996 gene encoding uncharacterized protein LOC133829996, translated as MGCQNSKLNADVLAIPPKLRPILWRKFEELRSRRRNGVVGGTTISKKELLKDNKVYLLPSSIDENESRKSISMDDSVSSSGSRPKPEKNVSKEEKTKPETMEETDDKTIKEDDNEEWNIEKDSRVAKADEAVEKMAVVEEGGEEEEEEEEEEERGNLCPGSPSFRVYFIEASLGEKDNGKCKYVYIVFDNI; from the coding sequence ATGGGGTGCCAAAACTCGAAGTTGAATGCAGACGTATTGGCCATACCTCCAAAACTACGTCCCATTTTATGGCGAAAATTTGAGGAGTTACGGAGTCGACGTAGAAACGGCGTCGTTGGTGGTACTACAATCTCCAAGAAAGAGCTTTTGAAAGATAATAAAGTCTACTTGTTACCTTCGTCCATTGATGAAAATGAGAGCAGAAAATCAATATCGATGGATGATAGTGTATCTTCTTCTGGGTCACGACCAAAACCAGAGAAGAACGTGTCTAAGGAGGAGAAAACAAAGCCAGAAACCATGGAGGAAACTGATGATAAAACAATTAAGGAGGATGATAATGAAGAGTGGAATATTGAAAAAGATAGCAGAGTGGCAAAGGCTGATGAGGCTGTAGAGAAAATGGCGGTGGTAGAGGAAGGaggagaggaggaggaggaggaagaagaagaagaggagagaggAAATCTATGTCCAGGATCACCAAGCTTCAGAGTGTATTTCATCGAAGCATCATTGGGTGAGAAGGACAATGGTAAgtgtaaatatgtatatatagtaTTTGACAATATATAA